In Trichoderma atroviride chromosome 2, complete sequence, one DNA window encodes the following:
- a CDS encoding uncharacterized protein (BUSCO:EOG092D0H7X~SECRETED:SignalP(1-25)) gives MASPRRSPLLMLFGAFFFFSAHVLAAAAVLGVDLGTEYIKATLVKPGIPLEIVLTKDSRRKETSAVAFKPIRGAVAEGQYPERNYGADAMAISARFPGEVYPNLKPLLGLPLGDAIVQEYAARHPALKLQAHATRGTVAFKTATLTPEEEAWMVEELLAMELQSIQKNAELTAGGDSSVRSIVLTVPPFYTTEEKRALQMAAELAGLKVLSLVSDGLAVGLNYATSRQFPNINEGAKPEYHMVFDMGAGSTTASVMRFQSRTVKDVGKFNKTVQEIQVLGSGWDKTLGGDSLNFLIVDDMVNQFVESKGAQKVGATVEQVKAHGRAIAKLSKEAERLRHVLSANQNTQASFEGLYEDVDFKYKLSRADFESMAEAHAERIDAAIKDTLKTANLEIGDLTSVILHGGATRTPFVQKALEKAVGSGDKIRTNVNSDEAAVFGAAFRAAELSPSFRVKEIRISEGAMYPAGITWTATNGKVQRQRLWTAPSPLGGPAKEITFTEQEDFSGSFYQQVDTEDKLVKSFSTKNLTASVAQLKEKYPTCADTGIQFKIAVKLRTENGEVEITKALIECEAEVAEKEGFVDGVKNLFGFGKKDQKPLSEGDKDDAEAASDAAESKTEDASSATESSSTSSTQTGDAAAQSAEAEKSEVKKKQIVSIPIEITLEKAGIPQLTKAEWTKAKDRLKAFAASDKARLQREEALNQLEAFTYKIRDLVDNEAFIAASTEEERQTLTEKSSEASDWLYEEGDAAKTDDFRAKLKVLQDLVGPIQKRIDEAERRPGLVKELRHILNTTDVFIKTVRGQISAYEEWKATASTKEAESATSSAATETKTNDFEGLEDEDNSPKDTEEKPKEEEIVPPLHNTEEMDGLDVIYKETLEWLNKLEVEQEALPPTADPVLQVSELVAKREKLDKASLDLAMKSFKQYQKNKPKKPTKSKKAKKDKTKSAEPAGQTIEFPEGSKPLSAEEIEELLKQYMKEDEAASAKAEAEASAKPEHDEL, from the coding sequence atGGCGTCGCCTCGGCGCTCACCGCTGCTCATGCTCTTCggagccttcttcttcttctcagcacatgtcctggctgctgcggctgttcTCGGTGTTGATCTAGGAACCGAGTATATCAAGGCTACGCTAGTGAAGCCCGGCATCCCACTTGAGATTGTACTTACAAAGGACTCTCGACGCAAAGAAACTTCCGCCGTCGCTTTCAAGCCCATAAGAGGCGCCGTGGCAGAGGGCCAGTACCCCGAACGAAACTATGGCGCCGACGCAATGGCAATCTCCGCGCGATTCCCCGGCGAAGTATACCCGAACCTAAAGCCTCTTCTCGGACTCCCTCTGGGAGATGCGATTGTTCAAGAATATGCGGCCAGGCATCCTGCGCTGAAACTCCAAGCGCACGCCACGAGAGGCACTGTTGCGTTCAAGACGGCAACGCTGACTCCCGAGGAGGAGGCCTGGATGGTGGAGGAGCTGTTGGCCATGGAGCTTCAGAGCATTCAGAAGAATGCAGAGCTTACCGCCGGTGGTGACTCTTCAGTGCGCTCCATTGTGCTCACTGTGCCTCCATTCTACACCACTGAGGAGAAGCGTGCTCTTCAGATGGCAGCAGAACTTGCTGGTCTCAAGGTTCTCAGTCTGGTCAGCGATGGGTTGGCGGTTGGCTTGAACTACGCTACCAGTCGCCAATTCCCTAATATCAACGAAGGCGCCAAACCGGAGTACCACATGGTTTTCGATATGGGCGCGGGCTCGACTACTGCCTCCGTTATGAGATTCCAAAGCCGCACTGTCAAGGACGTTGGCAAGTTTAACAAGACGGTCCAGGAGATCCAGGTtcttggcagcggctggGACAAAACACTTGGTGGAGACTCTCTCAACTTTCTGATTGTTGACGATATGGTTAATCAGTTTGTGGAATCGAAGGGTGCTCAGAAAGTTGGAGCAACTGTTGAACAGGTCAAGGCTCACGGCCGTGCTATCGCGAAGCTGAGCAAGGAAGCCGAGCGTCTCCGACACGTACTGAGTGCCAACCAGAACACTCAGGCCAGCTTTGAAGGGCTCTACGAAGATGTTGACTTCAAATACAAGCTTTCCCGAGCCGATTTCGAGAGCATGGCAGAGGCTCATGCAGAGCGAATTGACGCTGCTATCAAAGACACCCTGAAAACCGCTAATCTCGAGATTGGCGATCTCACCTCCGTCATTCTTCACGGTGGTGCAACCCGCACTCCATTTGTGCAAAAGGCACTCGAGAAAGCCGTTGGCTCTGGGGATAAGATCCGAACAAATGTCAACTCTGATGAGGCCGCTGTTTTTGGCGCCGCCTTCCGGGCTGCTGAGCTTAGCCCAAGCTTCCGCGTGAAGGAAATCAGAATCTCGGAGGGAGCCATGTACCCGGCTGGTATTACCTGGACGGCTACGAATGGCAAAGTACAGCGCCAGAGACTCTGGACGGCCCCATCGCCCCTTGGTGGTCCGGCCAAGGAGATCACTTTTACCGAGCAAGAGGACTTTTCCGGCTCATTTTACCAACAAGTCGATACCGAGGACAAATTGGTCAAGTCCTTTTCTACCAAAAACCTTACCGCGTCTGTCGCTCAACTCAAGGAAAAATATCCCACTTGTGCGGATACTGGTATCCAGTTCAAGATTGCAGTCAAGCTCCGTACTGAGAATGGCGAAGTTGAGATTACCAAGGCTCTTATCGAATGTGAGGCTGAGGTTGCTGAAAAGGAGGGCTTTGTTGATGGTGTTAAGAACCTGTTTGGCTTTGGAAAGAAGGATCAGAAGCCCCTCAGCGAGGGAGATAAGGACGATGCCGAAGCTGCGTCTGATGCTGCCGAGTCAAAGACAGAAGACGCCAGCTCCGCTACTGAAtcttcctccaccagcagcactcAGACCGGAGATGCCGCAGCTCAATCAGCAGAGGCTGAAAAGAGCGAGGTtaagaagaagcagattgtTTCCATTCCCATCGAGATTACATTGGAGAAGGCTGGAATCCCACAGCTAACCAAGGCTGAGTGgacaaaggccaaggaccGGTTGAAGGCATTTGCAGCCTCTGACAAGGCTAGACTGCAGCGTGAAGAAGCCTTGAATCAGCTTGAAGCATTTACATACAAAATTCGCGACCTTGTCGACAACGAGGCCTTCATCGCTGCATCTACAGAGGAGGAACGCCAAACGCTAACTGAAAAATCTAGTGAGGCAAGCGACTGGCTCTACGAAGAGGGAGATGCAGCCAAGACCGACGACTTCAGGGCAAAGCTCAAGGTTCTTCAAGATCTTGTAGGGCCCATTCAGAAGCGcattgatgaagctgagCGTCGGCCTGGTTTGGTTAAAGAGCTGAGACACATTCTTAACACTACTGATGTATTCATCAAGACAGTGCGTGGGCAGATTTCTGCCTATGAAGAGTGGAAGGCCACGGCGTCAACCAAGGAGGCAGAATCTGCTACTTCTAGTGCTGCCACCGAGACAAAGACCAACGACTTTGAAGGGctagaagatgaagacaataGTCCCAAGGATACGGAGGAGAAACccaaagaggaggaaatcgTTCCTCCCCTGCATAACACTGAGGAGATGGACGGGCTCGATGTTATCTATAAAGAAACGCTAGAGTGGCTCAACAAACTCGAGGTCGAACAGGAAGCTCTCCCTCCCACCGCTGACCCTGTCCTCCAGGTTAGTGAGCTCGTTGCCAAGCGAGAAAagcttgacaaggccagCCTTGATCTCGCAATGAAGAGCTTCAAGCAATACCAGAAaaacaagcccaagaagcccaccaagagcaagaaggcaaagaaggacaagacaaagagcgCCGAGCCGGCTGGCCAGACCATTGAGTTCCCCGAGGGAAGCAAGCCGCTCAGTgcggaggagattgaagagctGCTCAAGCAGTACATGAAGGAGGACGAAGCGGCGAGCGCAAAGGCGGAAGCGGAAGCTTCAGCGAAGCCAGAGCATGATGAGCTCTAA
- a CDS encoding uncharacterized protein (EggNog:ENOG41), producing MAAPATQTTVSKTSKKKAAKVQARTESPAPSTESAPTEKAADAQDDAFESPYIKELQKNIRNTAKKLTNAAKLDSLLNQHPGKSLEQLVDERIINTDQKAQIQKKPALQTALAQYEEQLVQYQKIHEQYQTRAAADKAEWAKTLEKTKEEALSEVKAEFKNSMDSKLLVLSQFLRLAAYRREESQEPESDESQAIEGVLLAIYSGDENAVSAMQKLIEGSGDQIVSVPGDQLQTTYATVKTLAENYTAPSYAEPEAQTAAEAVSDPTIANEAATEIEAGDGPLTNGHAHAHEHEHAEAEPASNGLANANVADEAANTVAESQWDTSNQDMSISQEWVNVPKPTGAEASADSSTLDAIKPSWADDHPDPVAEATSATPAAPDAGDGFHQVQRNRGRQDREGSGGRGRGRGEWRGRGYRGDGRGRGRGRGGDRGGAPFRGARRNES from the exons atggctgctccAGCTACCCAGACCACTGTCTCCAAGActtccaagaagaaggctgccaaggtTCAGGCCCGTACCGAATCCCCGGCTCCCAGCACTGAGTCAGCCCCCACTGAGAAGGCCGCCGACGCCCAAGACGATGCCTTCGAGAGCCCTTacatcaaggagctgcaaAA GAACATTCGCAACACGGCTAAGAAATTG ACCAACGCTGCCAAGTTGGACTCGCTCCTTAACCAGCACCCTGGCAAGTCTCTCGAACAGCTAGTCGACGAGAGAATCATCAACACCGACCAAAAGGCCCAAATCCAGAAGAAGCCTGCCCTCCAGACTGCGCTAGCTCAGTACGAGGAGCAGCTTGTTCAATACCAGAAGATCCACGAGCAGTACCAGACTCGGGCGGCGGCCGACAAGGCAGAATGGGCCAAGACACTTGAGAAGACTAAGGAGGAAGCGCTCAGCGAAGTAAAGGCTGAATTCAAGAACTCTATGGATTCCAAGCTTCTTGTCCTGTCCCAGTTCTTGCGCCTGGCGGCCTACCGCCGCGAGGAATCTCAGGAGCCGGAATCTGATGAGAGCCAGGCCATCGAGGGTGTTCTACTCGCCATCTACTCTGGCGACGAGAATGCAGTTTCTGCCATGCAGAAGCTGATTGAGGGCTCTGGCGACCAAATCGTCAGTGTCCCTGGAGACCAGCTCCAAACTACTT ATGCCACTGTTAAGACGCTCGCAGAAAACTACACTGCGCCATCCTACGCTGAACCAGAGGCACAAACTGCTGCCGAGGCAGTGTCTGACCCGACCATTGCAAACGAGGCCGCCACTGAGattgaagctggagatggcccCCTGACCAACGGGCACGCGCACGCGcacgagcacgagcacgCGGAAGCCGAGCCTGCCTCCAACGGCCTTGCTAATGCTAATGTCGcggacgaggctgccaacaCAGTCGCTGAGAGCCAGTGGGATACTAGCAACCAAGACATGTCCATTTCGCAGGAGTGGGTTAATGTCCCTAAACCAACCGGTGCTGAGGCCAGCGCCGATTCTTCTACACTTGATGCTATCAAGCCGTCTTGGGCAGATGATCACCCTGATCCCGTTGCTGAG GCTACGTCTGCTACGCCTGCTGCGCCTGACGCAGGTGATGGCTTCCACCAAGTCCAGCGCAACCGGGGCCGACAGGACCGTGAGGGCAGTGGAGGACGTGGACGCGGCCGTGGTGAGTGGCGCGGTCGTGGCTACCGAGGAGATGGCCGTGGCCGCGGTCGAGGACGCGGAGGTGATCGCGGAGGAGCCCCTTTCCGAGGCGCTCGTCGCAACGAGTCGTAG
- a CDS encoding uncharacterized protein (EggNog:ENOG41) — protein sequence MATARRPYPRTRLRRIIKAHSGLKLSKNADVLIYLNYTMFMNALVREAAIHARQAGERSFTPRNIMKALPDVLARFKG from the exons atggcgacGGCCCGGAGACCGTACCCCAGAACTCGCCTGAGGCGGATCATCAAGGCGCACTCGGGGCTGAAGCTCTCGAAGAATGCCGATGTGTTG ATCTATCTCAACTATACGATGTTCATGAATGC ATTGGTGAGAGAGGCTGCCATTCACGCCAGGCAGGCGGGAGAGCGTTCATTTACGCCCAGGAACATTATGAAGGCACTCCCT GATGTTTTGGCCAGGTTCAAAGGCTGA
- a CDS encoding uncharacterized protein (EggNog:ENOG41) produces the protein MSIFPCCGSRRRRRQPAGDVDLAEAPEEHCTRLDFTDIQHCFHQSRESIEMPFRLRNVAAPPPEPPSENPTELEIEQLVVDDSDGDGAENNTLTKTSSTNSALNVVRTKLARHMSNENETHRRSRASAGHSQEEVARRAELRRFRHQRIQEELKNEDNHAESSNTSHRSTSYLSPLIDAGQPRIGPRDTIEFTVADGPHPGATPALPTQESMALIDIPEKEVGSTTQEEGGEIKYPSILAVLTAGDRDRAPPFRPPSTHSNRSQKIAGCSYNSPRLDRVLGTDNEFDIRHGAHAWEEQSTLGIWLAAQGMRSRSSSIRATDNESNDKSAKDHACSHHQSFGAIDSAADAPLPIHCQGNTDMRPQAGDSYESASFASNKSNNRTIGGADAILPENNPLSGPNVLDKASAKLVDNSSSNYPSVLPSFQPSPDRSQPDFHHLSAQDLESLELSPFSWQGDFSVIKSIRASEGKSSYATAEDDIFYSDNNASSAQIIHPPAQTPTSTDATPIVGSTAAGIRPRETKARTIGAKLGNVLSRRKPSMSFGSRSKDEFPASSTGTGGRSLMSMINLSVPRRLKRDSSSSGTAPNRHCVNERDSPALARENPNNVRSGIPPHITSLFRPERSGLLSADLSDVTIKNAYNNQTPLTQRDSAAFETSRLTPHSDELPDEARSSSRRILQQLTANIQEAFSPSSTPNPTRTPRSPNRLAKTPPHLGDERAVATDPRQSQLDGGSSVSDALTLESGTRFQPAKLVKVMRSGFKKFMPSYGHEKQAQLYQPTENYQRHDEDEEHSQSKMVRLGTPSMESDHLKAGAEGAAECGTAPSHQQLCVDRELEAPELIQQLNNESDVESRSIDTIQPSHSKPNLSEEEEAEAEAARPASISTIRDPRALRRWKSMSDAPTNRESSSNRIGRSIPQSHSFNTL, from the exons ATGTCAATCTTCCCTTGCTGCGGCTCCCGACGTCGACGCAGGCAGCCTGCAGGCGACGTTGATTTGGCTGAAGCGCCAGAAGAGCACTGCACTCGGCTAGATTTCACAGATATCCAACACTGCTTTCATCAATCGCGCGAATCTATTGAGATGCCATTCCGACTTCGAAATGTCGCGGCACCACCTCCTGAGCCGCCCTCCGAAAACCCGACTGAGCTTGAAATTGAACAACTGGTGGTGGACGATtcggatggcgatggggcAGAGAACAACACCTTGACAAAGACAAGCAGCACAAACAGCGCTTTAAACGTCGTCCGAACAAAACTGGCACGCCACATGTCGAATGAGAATGAAACACATCGCCGTTCTCGTGCATCGGCCGGCCATAGCCAAGAAGAGGTTGCCCgaagagctgagctgagaagATTTCGACATCAAAGAATccaagaagagctcaagaacGAAGATAATCACGCCGAGTCGAGTAACACTTCTCATCGCAGTACTTCCTATCTGTCTCCTCTGATTGATGCTGGACAGCCAAGGATAGGGCCCAGGGATACCATCGAATTCACAGTCGCAGACGGACCTCATCCTGGCGCAACACCAGCGCTTCCGACCCAAGAGAGTATGGCACTTATTGATATTCCAGAGAAAGAAGTAGGCAGCACTACGCaggaagaaggcggagaGATCAAGTATCCTAGTATACTTGCAGTGCTTACCGCAGGGGATAGAGATCGAGCTCCTCCCTTTCGACCACCAAGTACGCATAGTAATAGATCTCAAAAGATAGCGGGATGCTCATACAACTCACCCCGTCTTGATCGCGTTTTGGGTACGGATAATGAGTTCGACATTCGTCATGGGGCTCATGCTTGGGAGGAGCAGTCCACTCTTGGTATCTGGCTTGCTGCCCAAGGCATGCGATCCCGAAGCAGCTCTATCCGCGCAACAGACAATGAGTCAAATGATAAAAGTGCCAAGGATCATGCTTGCTCACACCACCAAAGCTTTGGCGCGATCGATAGTGCCGCAGACGCTCCGCTGCCAATTCATTGTCAAGGCAATACTGACATGAGGCCTCAAGCCGGAGATTCGTATGAAAGCGCATCATTCGCCTCGAACAAGTCAAACAACCGTACAATAGGTGGCGCTGATGCCATTTTGCCTGAGAACAATCCGCTCTCAGGACCTAACGTCTTGGATAAAGCTTCAGCAAAGCTCGTTGATAACAGTTCCTCCAACTATCCTTCTGTACTTCCAAGTTTTCAGCCGAGCCCAGATCGGTCTCAGCCCgatttccatcatctcagtGCTCAAGATCTAGAAAGCCTTGAGCTTTCACCCTTCAGCT GGCAAGGCGACTTTTCTGTCATTAAAAGTATTCGGGCATCCGAGGGAAAGAGTTCATATGCTACAGCTGAAGATGACATATTTTATTCCGATAATAATGCCAGCAGTGCACAAATTATTCACCCTCCTGCCCAAACTCCCACTTCCACCGACGCCACACCTATTGTCGGTTCTACAGCTGCTGGCATTCGTCCTCGAGAGACCAAGGCGCGGACAATTGGTGCAAAGCTTGGTAATGTACTGTCACGGAGGAAGCCGTCAATGAGTTTTGGTAGTCGCTCCAAAGACGAATTCCCCGCGAGTTCTACGGGAACTGGTGGCCGATCCCTGATGTCAATGATTAACCTTTCAGTCCCGAGGAGACTCAAACGAGACTCTAGCAGTTCCGGCACGGCGCCAAATAGACATTGCGTAAACGAGAGAGACTCTCCGGCACTTGCGCGAGAAAATCCGAACAATGTACGCTCAGGCATACCTCCTCATATTACTTCTCTATTTCGCCCGGAGAGAAGTGGCCTATTATCAGCTGATTTAAGCGATGTTACAATCAAGAACGCGTATAATAATCAGACACCGCTCACACAAAGGGATTCGGCTGCTTTTGAAACTTCCAGGCTGACCCCTCACTCGGATGAATTGCCAGACGAGGCCCGGAGCTCCTCTCGCCGGATTCTACAGCAATTGACGGCCAACATACAAGAAGCATTTTCACCCAGCTCTACACCAAACCCTACTAGAACACCCAGGTCTCCGAATCGCCTGGCCAAGACGCCTCCACACTTGGGCGATGAGAGAGCTGTTGCCACTGACCCTCGCCAGTCGCAGCTAGATGGAGGTAGTTCGGTTTCGGACGCTCTCACCCTGGAGTCGGGCACGCGCTTTCAGCCCGCAAAGCTGGTAAAGGTTATGAGATCTGGCTTTAAAAAGTTCATGCCTTCTTATGGCCATGAGAAGCAAGCTCAACTCTACCAGCCTACAGAAAATTACCAgcgccatgatgaagatgaagagcacTCGCAATCCAAGATGGTGCGATTGGGTACACCGTCTATGGAAAGTGATCACCTAAAAGCCGGAGCGGAGGGAGCAGCTGAATGTGGTACCGCGCCTTCGCATCAGCAATTATGTGTTGATAGGGAGTTGGAAGCGCCTGAATTGATCCAGCAACTTAATAACGAGAGTGATGTGGAAAGCAGATCTATTGATACGATCCAACCATCGCATAGCAAACCAAATTtatcagaagaagaagaagcagaagcagaagcagctaGACCTGCTTCAATATCCACAATCAGGGATCCTCGAGCTCTGCGTCGCTGGAAATCAATGTCAGACGCACCAACGAACAGGGAATCGTCCTCGAACAGGATTGGCAGATCCATACCACAATCCCATAGCTTCAACACTCTCTGA
- a CDS encoding uncharacterized protein (EggNog:ENOG41~SECRETED:SignalP(1-22)), whose amino-acid sequence MKSFVSTLYITLLTTSVLTVTALDAQTCFEVCSKPAIEEQCPSAAVECTCKNEEFISLLYMCIQRTCQESLNEAEAIHTNMCE is encoded by the exons ATGAAGAGCTTCGTCTCCACTTTGTATATCACTCTGCTTACCACATCCGTCCTCACCGTCACGGCTCTTGATGCACAGACGTGTTTTGAAGTCTGCAGTAAGCCGGCTATCGAAGAGCAGTGCCCCAGTGCAGCCGTCGAATGCACTTGCAAAAACGAAGAATTTATATCTCTGCTCTACATGTGCATCCAGCGAACATGCCAAGAATCGCTCA ATGAAGCAGAGGCCATACATACCAACATGTGTGAATGA
- a CDS encoding uncharacterized protein (EggNog:ENOG41), with amino-acid sequence MDIPLPHDAEGPVPPPPPHSSSGSLSPPSKRRRTTTNIGDCCRTCRLRKVKCTGNPGNGPCSNCSRLELTCSFAASPGASEEDKVSRTTPSHSHTEAGTLRKRAQRACSQCHTHKTKCSGDLPKCKRCEAANLVCEYTPTRRRFTNVRFHSPKAESQAPSTLQPVKSEEITAISPASSSSASIPPYLLDAANLQAEDMLLRRDVILTHLDAYFDFLYMVPSLGFLHPEVTYRDVQENRFPPAQAAAVCSVASFFVNPGPTGREFGKKCSQQVEMHISRNIDKFSENALFLFALNILYHILAGSHAKVWQCFGVASRLMIGLQLNWDVSSNHSTFIQQECLRRIAWQLFSLDRLLAGGYDEYIACRADYMKIRLPCNETAFRENRPVVAERLHDKPVRCSPALGLHGIQILLVDLRHRIQVTTKRLATPSGSAMTTLEPSKVMTDIAALQSELTRFHVSIHDELRLTDQSMARYAASTQWRGYCFFHTHMAVSHIDLYRFSLPGPRTPASIEILRKLPPDFIARCQKQAVAHAMSLARFLDAIKIETDKMQNPGTPKLVGDYSVAHMATQCIRVLLIALQYNLYENLSDTTAPTWRGAETSEAQIKSLIDTIMEITEAWAGIFDMAKQAHECNKTMVEDFYKNGRILDRGNAVVIAGQEPAEDKFLFGSDVFIERLNVPDVKEEQRSRAANMPVSDWWMGPSTPKQSSSKDSSPITIPYHTSEVGLDHDYGPPGLPMFLAQARNVSMGVCDIYDAETAAGMQPPEMMAMMPNNYQMVQTEVMSGGGGMPMLRIEDAMPSQAIYRQDIAPMQPQSYLPSHQGMMMNGYVPPPYPGTHTNTSAYTQQNTFN; translated from the exons ATGGATATACCGCTGCCACACGACGCGGAAGGCCctgtgccgccgccgccgccgcacaGCTCGTCCGGATCGTTGTCTCCCCCAAGTAAACGCCGACGAACTACGACAAATATCGGTGACTGTTGTCGCACATGTCGGTTACGCAAG gTCAAATGCACTGGCAACCCTGGGAATGGACCATGTAGCAACTGTTCCAGATTAGAGCTCACTTGTAGCTTTGCCGCATCTCCTGGTGCTTCTGAAGAAG ACAAGGTTTCCCGAACGACACCATCTCACAGCCATACCGAGGCGGGTACGCTGCGGAAGAGAGCGCAACGGGCCTGCAGTCAATGTCATACGCACAAAACCAAATGCTCCGGAGACTTGCCCAAGTGTAAGCGATGCGAGGCTGCGAATCTGGTCTGCGAGTACACTCCGACCAGGCGTCGTTTTACCAACGTTCGGTTCCACAGCCCAAAAGCAGAGAGCCAGGCTCCTTCTACCTTGCAGCCTGTCAAATCGGAGGAAATTACAGCCATCAGTCCCGcgagtagcagcagtgctAGCATTCCCCCATATCTCCTCGATGCGGCAAATCTTCAGGCCGA AGACATGCTACTCAGAAGAGACGTTATTCTCACACACTTGGACGCATATTTCGACTTTTTATATATGGTACCGAGTCTAGGATTCTTACATCCAGAAGTCACCTATCGAGATGTTCAG GAAAATAGGTTCCCTCCAGCTCAAGCAGCCGCCGTATGCTCTGTTGCTAGCTTCTTCGTAAATCCAGGTCCTACCGGCCGAGAGTTTGGGAAAAAGTGCAGCCAGCAGGTCGAAATGCATATTTCCCGTAACATCGACAAGTTCTCTGAAAACGCCCTTTTTCTATTTGCACTAAACATCCTTTACCACATTCTCGCGGGTTCTCACGCCAAAGTTTGGCAGTGTTTTGGCGTGGCTTCTAGGCTCATGATTGGCTTGCAGCTGAACTGGGATGTTTCGTCGAACCATTCGACATTCATCCAGCAGGAATGCCTCCGAAGGATTGCGTGGCAGCTTTTCAGCCTTGACCGTCTGTTGGCGGGCGGTTACGACGAGTACATCGCTTGTCGAGCTGACTACATGAAGATAAGACTACCTTGTAACGAGACAGCTTTTAGAGAGAATCGGCCAGTCGTTGCTGAGAGATTGCATGACAAGCCTGTTCGCTGTTCGCCCGCTCTCGGTCTGCACGGTATTCAAATTCTTCTCGTCGACCTTCGCCACCGGATACAAGT AACTACAAAAAGGCTAGCTACACCTTCTGGCTCAGCCATGACAACTCTCGAACCGTCAAAGGTTATGACGGATATTGCCGCGTTACAAAGCGAGCTGACGCGATTTCACGTTTCTATACATGATGAACTGCGACTGACCGATCAGAGCATGGCTCGATATGCGGCCTCGACCCAGTGGAGAGGATATTGCTTCTTTCACACGCACATGGCCGTGAGCCACATTGATCTCTATCGATTCTCATTGCCAGGTCCGCGAACTCCAGCCTCGATCGAGATTCTACGAAAGCTTCCACCAGATTTTATTGCCCGGTGTCAAAAGCAAGCGGTGGCCCACGCCATGAGCCTAGCCCGCTTTTTAGATGCGATCAAGATCGAGACAGATAAGATGCAGAATCCGGGCACCCCTAAGCTCGTGGGTGACTACTCAGTTGCACACATGGCTACTCAATGTATTCGAGTCTTGCTCATCGCTTTGCAATACAACCTGTATGAAAATTTAAGCGACACTACTGCGCCAACTTGGCGAGGCGCCGAGACCAGCGAAGCGCAGATCAAATCGTTGATCGATACTATCATGGAAATTACCGAAGCGTGGGCCGGAATTTTTGACATGGCTAAGCAAGCT CACGAGTGTAACAAAACGATGGTAGAGGACTTTTACAAGAATGGGAGGATACTCGATCGAGGTAATGCCGTCGTGATTGCCGGGCAAGAGCCGGCCGAGGACAAGTTTCTATTTGGATCCGATGTTTTTATTGAACGATTGAACGTCCCTGACGTGAAAGAGGAACAGAGGAGCCGAGCCGCGAACATGCCCGTATCCGACTGGTGGATGGGACCATCGACTCCAAAGCAGTCGTCATCGAAAGACTCATCGCCAATAACGATCCCGTACCATACTTCGGAAGTGGGCCTTGATCACGACTATGGACCGCCCGGCCTACCCATGTTTCTCGCCCAGGCGCGTAACGTATCAATGGGTGTCTGCGATATATACGACGCCGAGACGGCAGCCGGCATGCAGCCAccagagatgatggcaatgatgCCTAACAATTACCAGATGGTGCAAACAGAAGTCATGagcggaggcggcggcatgcCCATGCTACGTATAGAAGATGCTATGCCTAGCCAAGCCATATATCGACAGGATATTGCGCCTATGCAACCGCAGTCTTATCTTCCATCACATCaggggatgatgatgaacgGATACGTACCGCCGCCGTATCCTGGTACCCACACCAATACGTCTGCGTACACACAGCAAAACACTTTTAATTAA